Part of the Leclercia sp. AS011 genome is shown below.
GCGGCAGGTGCCCCGCCGCTCAGACGCAGCGCGCTCAGCGCCGCCTCTTGTGACGTTGTCACTTCCCGCGCCAGCCAGCTGACGGCCCACGCCTCCTGCGGCACGCTGAGATGATGCAGACGACACCGGCTGCGCAGGGTCGCCAGCAGCCGTCCAGGTTCACGGCAGGCCATCAGGAACCAGGTATTTTCCGGCGGTTCTTCGAGGGTTTTTAACAGAGCGTTGGCCGCGGCCTCGGTAAGCTGGGCGGCATCCTTCAGCCAGACGACTTTGGCCCCACCCAGTCGCGCGCGCTCGTAGAGCTTTTCACTTACCGCGCGCACCGCGTCGATGCCGAGCGCGGTTTTGCCCTTCTCCGGCTCCAGCGCGTAATAGTCCGGGTGCGTTTCCGCCTGCATCAGCTGACAGCTGCGGCACTGACCGCAGCTTTTATGTCCCTGCGGCTGCTGGCACATCAGAAAACGGCTGATGGCGTAGATCAGCGCCTCATCGCCCATGCCCGGCAGCGCCTGGATCAGTAACGCATGATGCCCCCGACCGGACTGATAGCTGTTCACCAGCTGCTCAAAGTGCGGGCGCAACCATGGATACCATTTCATGCCTGTTGTTCCTTCAGCCAGTCAGTCACCGTCTGGCGAATGTCGTTCATCACCTGTTCCAGCGGCTGGGTAGCATCAATGGTGCGGATCGAACTGTCCTGGGCCGCCAGCTCAAGGTAGCGGGCGCGGGTGCGGTTAAAGAAGTCCAGCGACTCCTGTTCGATACGATCCAGTTCGCCGCGGGCGCGGGCGCGTTTCAGTCCCACTTCCGGGGTCACGTCGAGGTAGAGCGTCAGGTTCGGGCGGAAATCACCGAGGATCGCATCGCGCAGCGTGCCAAGCATCTGCTGGTCAATGCCGCGTCCACCGCCCTGATAGGCCTGGGTGGAGAGATCGTGGCGATCGCCAATCACCCAGCATCCCCGCGCCAGAGCAGGTTTGATGACGGTGTCGACCAGCTGGACGCGTGCGGCGTAGAACATCATCACTTCGGCTTTGTCGGTGATCACTTCATCCCCGACCGATTTGATGTCCAGCACCAGGCTGCGCAGTTTTTCAGCAAGCTGGGTGCCGCCCGGCTCGCGGGTGAAGATCATCTCTTCAATGCCACACGCTTTGAGCGTCTCGACCACCACGTCACGTGCGGTGGTTTTCCCGGCGCCTTCCAGCCCCTCAATGACGATGTAATTACTGCGCATTTTTTTCCTTAAGTGCCTTCAGATAATCCTGAACCGAACGATTATGACTGGCAAGATTGGTGTTAAAAGTATGTCCACCCTTTCCGTCCGCGACGAAATAGAGATACGGAGTTTTTGCCGGATGCGCGGCGGCATTCAACGATGCCTGACCCGGCGTTGCAATCGGCCCCGGGGGTAAGCCGCTAATGACATAGGTATTATAATCGGTTGGGGTTTCCAGGTCTTTCCGTGAAATTTTGCCCTTGTAATTCTCACCCATACCGTAAATCACCGTCGGATCGGTCTGCAGACGCATGCCGATACGCAGACGATTGATAAAGACCGAGGCGACCTGATCCCGCTCGCTGGCTACCGCCGTCTCTTTCTCGACGATTGAGGCCATGGTCACGAACTGGTTCTGATCTTTATACGGCAGATTCTCCATCCGCCCTTCCCAGGCTTTATCCACCGCTTCAACCATCTTTTTATGCGCGCGCTGCAGCAAAGCCACATCCGTAGTGCCCGCAGTGTACATCCAGGTATCCGGCCAGAGCCACCCTTCGACCCACTCAGGATGTTCAAACTTCAGGGCCTCAGCGACGGTGGCGTAGCTGTCGTCCTGCAGCGTATGTTTGATATAAGGGGCGTCGCGGAGCTGTTTCAGGTAATCGCTCAGGCGCATCCCTTCCACGAAACGCAGCGGGAACTGCGCCTCTTTACCGCTCTCAAGCAGCTGCAACATCTCTTTGACGGTCATCCCCGGCGTAAAGCGATAGGTACCGGCTTTGAAATGCGACAGCTCAGGCTGCACGCGTAACAACCACTGGAATACCCGCGGACGGTTAATAATCTTCTCGCCATAGAGCTGGTCACCCAGCGCCAGTCGCCCGGTGCCCGGTTTCAGGGTAAAGATCGTCTCTTCAGAGATCAGAATTGGACTGCCCGCCAGCTGGCGAACTTTCCACATCCCCACGCCAGCGGCAATGCCCAGCACGACAAGGATGAGGAGAATAAAGCGCAACATTTTTTTCATGACTATCTGCTTTGCTCACACAGAGGGGCTAAGAATGCGTATAACTCACGCGATGAAAAACGTTGAGAACCGTACTGGCGAACCGGCACGACGGGCATCAGCGCATTGCAGACGACCATCTCGTCCACCTCAGCCAGTGCAGCCTCAGAGGCATGCACTTCGGCAACGCGGTACCCGGAGTGTGCCAGCTGCTGAAGACAAAACTGGCGCATCAGGCCGATGACGCCAGCCTGATCCAGCCGGGGAGTGAAAACCTCGTTACCCTGACGCCAGAATAAATTCGCGGCACAGCATTCCGTAATCACCCCTTCGCTGTCAAGAACCAGCGCCTCGTTAGCCTGGGTCTGTTCGAGATGGGTGCGGATCAGCACCTGTTCAAGTCGGTTAAGGTGTTTTATCCCTGCCAGCTGCGGGTTACGTCCCAGCCGTACCGGGCTTAGGGCCAGCACAATGCCTTCGCGACGCCAGCCTTCATAATGGGCGGGATACGCCGATACCGAAAGGAGTCGAACCGGATGCAGGCAGTTCGCTGCGCTGTAACCTCTGCCGCCGCTTCCCCGACTGATAATGACTTTCAGTACGCCACTCTCGTTTCCCCGGACAAGCGCGATCATTTCGCGCTCTAATTCGGCCCACTCAACAAAGGGAATGAGCAGTTTTTCACAGGCTTTCTGCAAGCGTTGCAGATGGGCATCCAGCAGACAGACCTGGCCCGCAGCAATACGCGCCGTGGTGAAGCAGCCGTCACCAAACTGAACAGCCCTGTCGCTCGCCGGGAGCGTTTCCTGGGGTATGCCATTGATCAAGAACATGATGGCTCCTTTTAAAGGGGCGAATAGTCTGGCAGGAAGGCGAGCCGCGGACAAGGGAATAAAACCGAATAAAAAAGGCCCGACAAGCGGACCTTTTTTATCAATGTGCCGGGAAGATGTTAAACCGCCCCGGCTGTCAGCCTCAGACCTTTTTAAAGATCAGAGAGCCGTTGGTGCCACCAAAGCCGAAGGAGTTACACAGGGTGTACTCCAGGCCGCTGACCTGACGCGCTTCGTGCGGAACGAAGTCCAGATCGCAACCGTCATCCGGGTTATCCAGGTTGATGGTTGGCGGAACAGCCTGATCGCGCAGCGCAAGGATGGAGTAGATGGATTCTACTGCACCCGCCGCACCCAACAGGTGTCCGGTCATGGATTTAGTGGAGCTGACCATCACGCGGCGGGCCGCATCGCCAAACACAGACTTAACCGCCTGCGCTTCAGCTTTGTCGCCTGCTGGCGTGGAAGTACCGTGCGCATTCACATAGCCAATCTGGCCCGGTTCGATACCCGCATCGCGGATCGCGTTAACCATTGCCAGCGCAGCACCTGCCCCGTCTTCCGGCGGAGAAGTCATGTGATAAGCGTCGCTGCTCATGCCGAAACCAATGATTTCTGCATAGATTTTTGCGCCACGTTTCTTCGCATGCTCGTACTCTTCCAACACGACCATACCTGCACCGTCACCCAGCACGAAACCATCACGGTCTTTATCCCACGGACGGCTTGCCGCCTGCGGATTATCGTTGCGGGTAGACAGAGCGCGCGCTGCGCCGAAACCGCCGACACCCAGTGGGGTACTGGCTTTTTCTGCGCCGCCTGCCACCATTGCATCGGCATCGCCGTAGGCGATGATACGCGCCGCCTGGCCGATGTTATGCACACCGGACGTACAGGCAGTGGCAATCGAGATGCTTGGACCACGCAGGCCAAACATGATGGTCAGGTGACCTGCCACCATGTTAACAATCGTTGACGGAACGAAGAACGGGCTAATTTTACGTGGACCACCATTTACCAGAGAGGTATGGTTTTCCTCAATCAGGCCAAGACCACCAATCCCGGAGCCAATAGCGGCGCCAATACGGGTTGCGTTCTCTTCCGTAATTTCAAGGCCAGAATCCTGCATGGCCTGAACGCCAGCGACAATTCCATATTGAATGAAGGCATCCATCTTGCGCTGTTCTTTGCGCGAGATGATCTCTTCACAGTTAAAATCCTTTACTAAGCCAGCAAATTTCGTTGCATAGGCGCTAGTATCGAAATGGTCGATTAGGCTGATGCCACTCTGACCGGCAAGGAGAGCGTTCCAGGTAGACTCTACGGTATTGCCGACAGGAGATAACATGCCAAGTCCGGTCACAACTACACGACGCTTAGACACGCTTGTCCTCCAGGGAGGGATAAAAAAAGAAAATCGAGGGACTACAAAAGAAAAAACACAGGCGGTCGAATGACCGCCTGGAGATGCTCACTTACGCCTGGTGACCGTTGATGTAATCAATGGCAGCCTGAACGGTGGTGATTTTCTCAGCTTCTTCGTCCGGAATCTCAGTATCAAACTCTTCTTCCAGAGCCATTACCAGCTCAACGGTGTCAAGAGAATCTGCGCCCAGGTCTTCAACGAAGGAAGCGGAGTTCACAACTTCTTCCTGCTTAACGCCCAGCTGTTCGCCGATAATTTTCTTAACGCGTTCTTCGATAGTGCTCATACTCTTAAATTTCCTATCAAAACTCGCTTTCGCGATGGTTTTCGTAGTGTATAAAATGTTGAAAAATTTGCAACTAAATCCCGGCAGGTCTTACCACGATTTTACGTTATTTTGAGGCCATTCGCCCTAATAACGCAAATATTTTCTATCGTGATTAAACCATATACATCCCGCCATTGACGTGGAGAGTTTCACCAGTGATGTAACTCGCTTCGTCAGAGGCTAAAAATGCAACCGCGCTGGCGATTTCTTTAGGGTCGCCTAAACGACCCGCCGGAACTGCCGCCAGCGTACCCGCACGCTGCTCATCGGTCAGCGCACGCGTCATGTCCGTTTCAATAAAGCCCGGAGCAACAACGTTTACAGTAATTCCGCGGGACGCAACTTCGCGCGCCAGCGACTTACTGAAACCGATCAGACCTGCTTTCGCCGCAGCGTAGTTAGCCTGACCAGCATTTCCCATGGTACCAACCACAGAACCGATAGTGATAATACGCCCATGACGCTTCTTCATCATAGCTCGCATTACCGCTTTTGACAGACGGAACACAGATGACAGGTTGGTTTCGAGAATATCGCTCCACTCATCATCTTTCATTCGCATCAATAAGTTGTCGCGAGTGATTCCGGCATTATTGACCAGAATATCCACTTCGCCAAATTCTGCGCGAATATTTCCCAGAACAGATTCGATAGATGCAGGATCGGTCACATTCAACATCAGACCTTTACCGTTCGCACCCAGGTACTCGCTGATCGCCTGCGCGCCGCTTTCGCTGGTCGCGGTGCCGATCACTTTCGCGCCACGCGCGACAAGGGTTTCAGCGATAGCACGGCCAATACCGCGGCTTGCACCAGTAACCAGTGCGATTTTTCCTTCAAAACTCATGGTGTTCCTCTTTTTACTGCGCGAGTGCCGCTGACAGGGCTTCCGGCTCATTAATGGCCGATGCGGTCAGGGTATCAACAATACGTTTGGTCAGACCGGTGAGGACTTTACCCGGGCCCACTTCATATAAATGTTCCACGCCCTGGGACGCCATAAACTCAACGGTTTTGGTCCACTGAACCGGGCTGTACAGCTGACGAACCAGCGCATGGCGGATAGCCTCTGGCGCGGTTTCGCACTGCACATCAACGTTATTCACCACCGCAATGGCTGGTGCGTTGAAGGTAATTTTTTCCAGCTCTACCGCCAGCTTCTCGGCAGCCGGTTTCATCAGCGCGCAGTGCGAGGGTACGCTCACCGGCAGCGGCAGCGCACGTTTAGCACCTGCAGCTTTACAGGCTGCGCCTGCACGTTCAACCGCTTCTTTATGACCGGCGATAACCACCTGGCCCGGCGAGTTGAAATTTACCGGAGAGACCACCTGACCTTCTGCAGATTCTTCACAGGCTTTGGCGATAGAAGCATCATCCAGACCAATAATGGCCGACATGCCGCCGGTGCCTTCCGGCACCGCTTCCTGCATAAATTTGCCGCGCAGTTCAACCAGACGCACGGCATCAGCAAACGCAATCACCCCTGCGCAAACCAGCGCAGAGTATTCACCCAGGCTGTGACCGGCCAACAGCGCTGGCGTTTTGCCGCCCTGCTGCTGCCATACGCGCCACAGTGCGACCGATGCGGTCAGCAGTGCAGGCTGGGTCTGCCAGGTTTTATTCAGCTCTTCGGCGGGCCCCTGCTGGGTCAGCGCCCAAAGATCGTAGCCCAGGGCGTCCGACGCTTCACGGAAGGTCTCTTCGATGACCGGATACTGCTCCGCTAAGCCGGACAACATTCCAACGGCCTGAGAACCCTGACCGGGGAACACAAAAGCAAATTGCGTCATTTTTTTATCCTTATACTAGAAACGAACCAGCGCAGAACCCCAGGTGAAACCGCCCCCGAAGGCTTCGAGCAAGACCAGTTGGCCTCGTTGAATTCGTCCATCGCGCACCGCTTCGTCAAACGCGCAGGGCACGGATGCTGCAGACGTGTTGCCATGACGATCCAGCGTCACCACAACGTTATCCATAGACATGCCGAGTTTCTTCGCCGTGGCGCTAATAATGCGCAGGTTCGCCTGATGCGGCACCAGCCAGTCAAGGGCGGAACGCTCGAGGTTGTTCGCTTCCAGCGTCTCGTCAACGATGTGCGCCAGCTCGGTTACCGCCACTTTGAAGACTTCGTTACCGGCCATGGTCAGGTAGATTGCATTGTCCGGATTAACACGATCGGCGTTTGGCAGCGTCAACAGCTCGCCGTAGCTACCGTCCGCATGTAAATGCGTTGAGATGATGCCCGGCTCTTCAGATTGCCCTAACAGGACAGCCCCGGCACCGTCACCAAAAATAATGATGGTTCCGCGATCGGTTGGATCGCAGGTACGTGCCAGCACATCAGCACCGATAACCAGCGCATTTTTAACGGCGCCAGATTTCACGTACTGATCGGCAATGCTCAGCGCATAGGTAAAGCCTGCGCAGGCAGCGGCAACGTCAAACGCCGGGCAGCCTTTAATGCCCAGCATATTCTGCACCTGGCACGCGGCGCTTGGGAAAGCATGCGTCGCAGAGGTGGTCGCAACGATAATCAGGCCAATGTCGTTTTTATCGACACCCGCCATTTCCAGCGCGCGCTGGGCGGCTTCATAGCCCATGGTGGAAACTGTTTCATCTGGCGCGGCAATACGACGTTCGCGGATACCTGTACGCGTGACGATCCACTCGTCAGAGGTATCGACCATTTTTTCCAGATCGGCGTTGGTTCGCACTTGCTTTGGCAGATAGCTGCCGGTACCTAAAATCTTCGTATACATGTACGCTCAGTCACTTTTTGCTAATACAGATCCCAGGCGAGCGGCAATCCGCTGTGGGACTTGTCGCTGCACCGCCTGCACTGCCTGTTCAATCGCGACGGCAAACGCTCGCTGATTGGCCGCACCGTGACTCTTAATCACAATGCCGCGCAATCCTAACAGACAGGCGCCATTATACTGGTCGGGGTTGAGGTGACTGAATCGCCGCGTCAGGCTCTTTTGTAACCAACGCTTCAATATAATCAGCCACCATGACCGTTTTTTACCCTCTCCCTGCGATTTAAGCAGAGAAAGAAACATTCTCACCACCCCTTCCATGGTTTTTAATGTAACGTTTCCTGTAAACCCGTCACACACCAGTACATCCGTTTTTCCGGTCAATAATTCGTTGGCTTCGAGATATCCAATATAGTTGATGGATGGCTCATTTTTTAGCCGCTCGGCCGCCTCACGGATGCTGTCGAGACCTTTGGTCTCTTCCTCGCCGATATTCAGCAAAGCCACGCGGGGACGCGAGATCCCCACCACTTCCTCTGCCAGCACCGAGCCCATGACGGCGAACTGCGCCAGCATAACACTGTCGCAGTCGACGTTAGCGCCTAAATCCAGCACCACCGTTTTGCCCTTTTGCTGGTGCGGCAGTACCGTGACCAGCGCCGGGCGCTCAATACCCTCAAGAGGTTTAAGCAGTAATTTTGCCAGCCCCATCAGCGCGCCGGTATTGCCAGCGCTAACGCACGCCTGGGCGCGCCCTTCTTTTACCAGCTCCAGCGCAATGCGCATTGAGCTTCCGCGGCTGCTACGGATCGCCTGTGAGGCGCGGGCATCACTGGCAATAACTGACTGGGCAGGAATAATCTGCAGACGTGAACGTTGTTCGAAGTCAGCTTTTGCAAGTAATGGCGTGATTGTGTCGGGATTGCCGACTAACAGGAGAGTGAGTTGCGAATTAGAGTTCAGTGCCTGCAATGCTGCAGGCACTGTCACGGAAGGGCCAAAATCTCCCCCCATGACATCTAACGCCAGGGTTAGACGTGTCAAGGTATCGTCGCAGCCTGGTTCGGTATATCCCCGTTTGCACGGGGAAACCCTCACTAAGCCTAATCACGCAAACGCGTGATTACTTAGTGATAACCTTGCGGCCGCGGTAGAAACCGTCAGCGGTGATGTGGTGACGCAGGTGTTTTTCACCAGAAGTCTTGTCTACAGACAGGCTGGTAACTGCAGTCAGCGCGTCATGGGAACGACGCATGCCACGTTTGGAACGGGTTGGTTTATTCTGTTGTACGGCCATGGACCTTACTCCTTAATTACTTACGCTTTAAACTGGCTAATACGGCAAATGGATTTGGTTTTTGCGCTTCATCAGGCAGTTCCCCAAAGACCATGTCCGCCTCGGACACTTCACAGTGTTCAGAATCATGCACCGGAACTACAGGCAAGGTGAGGATGATTTCATCTTCAACCAGCGCCAGCAGATCGATTTCACCGAATTCGTTAACCTCAATCGGCTCATACGCTTCCGGGAGTGCTTCAGCCTGTTCGTCTGAACGAACCGGACTAAAACAATATGTTGTGTGAACATGAAGTGGGAACGGTTTCCCGCAACGCTGACACTCGAGCGTGACCGACACCTTTGCATCACCGGTAATAACGGCAAGGCGCTGGGGATCGATTTCGAACGACATGGAGCATTCCACATCACTGTCCACACTGACTACGGATTCGGCGATACGCTCAGCCTGATCACGAGTATAGATACCTTCGTAATCAAGGCGTTTTTGAGCCGTACGAACCGGATCAAGAGTCAGGGGTAATTTTACCTTTTGCATAGGGCGCGCATATTAACTTTGTAACGTCATAGAGTCAAAGAAAAAGGCAACCTCAGGCTGCCTTTTGCCATTTATTCGCACACATTGCGGCCCGTAGTTTAAAATGGCTGGCATCGATACGCTATATCTGGTGAAAAAAATATGCCAAATCTCATTCTCGCCTCCACGTCACCCTACCGCCGCGTGTTGCTGGAAAAGTTGGGCGTCCCCTTCGAATGCGCCGCGCCGGACGTGGATGAAAGCCCACAGCCCGGGGAGTCGCCACGCCATCTGGTGGTCCGTCTGGCTCAGGAAAAGGCGAAAAGTCTGGCTGCGCGATTCCCTGACCACTTAATTATAGGTTCCGATCAGGTTTGCGTCCTGGATGGAATGATTACCGGAAAACCGCACACCGAAGAGAATGCCCGCCAGCAGCTGCTGAAAGCGCGCGGCAGTATCGTCACCTTCTACACC
Proteins encoded:
- the holB gene encoding DNA polymerase III subunit delta', with amino-acid sequence MKWYPWLRPHFEQLVNSYQSGRGHHALLIQALPGMGDEALIYAISRFLMCQQPQGHKSCGQCRSCQLMQAETHPDYYALEPEKGKTALGIDAVRAVSEKLYERARLGGAKVVWLKDAAQLTEAAANALLKTLEEPPENTWFLMACREPGRLLATLRSRCRLHHLSVPQEAWAVSWLAREVTTSQEAALSALRLSGGAPAAALALLQPNIQTQREQLCQALGAVSDSSDWLSLLPVLNHEQAPDRLHWLAALLLDALKIQQGATLLSNADAWPLVNRLAQRLPGVALRAILHDVCQCREQLLSVTGLNRELVLTDLLLTIEHYLQPGTTLPVSHL
- the tmk gene encoding dTMP kinase — encoded protein: MRSNYIVIEGLEGAGKTTARDVVVETLKACGIEEMIFTREPGGTQLAEKLRSLVLDIKSVGDEVITDKAEVMMFYAARVQLVDTVIKPALARGCWVIGDRHDLSTQAYQGGGRGIDQQMLGTLRDAILGDFRPNLTLYLDVTPEVGLKRARARGELDRIEQESLDFFNRTRARYLELAAQDSSIRTIDATQPLEQVMNDIRQTVTDWLKEQQA
- the yceG gene encoding cell division protein YceG, with the protein product MKKMLRFILLILVVLGIAAGVGMWKVRQLAGSPILISEETIFTLKPGTGRLALGDQLYGEKIINRPRVFQWLLRVQPELSHFKAGTYRFTPGMTVKEMLQLLESGKEAQFPLRFVEGMRLSDYLKQLRDAPYIKHTLQDDSYATVAEALKFEHPEWVEGWLWPDTWMYTAGTTDVALLQRAHKKMVEAVDKAWEGRMENLPYKDQNQFVTMASIVEKETAVASERDQVASVFINRLRIGMRLQTDPTVIYGMGENYKGKISRKDLETPTDYNTYVISGLPPGPIATPGQASLNAAAHPAKTPYLYFVADGKGGHTFNTNLASHNRSVQDYLKALKEKNAQ
- the pabC gene encoding aminodeoxychorismate lyase, which translates into the protein MFLINGIPQETLPASDRAVQFGDGCFTTARIAAGQVCLLDAHLQRLQKACEKLLIPFVEWAELEREMIALVRGNESGVLKVIISRGSGGRGYSAANCLHPVRLLSVSAYPAHYEGWRREGIVLALSPVRLGRNPQLAGIKHLNRLEQVLIRTHLEQTQANEALVLDSEGVITECCAANLFWRQGNEVFTPRLDQAGVIGLMRQFCLQQLAHSGYRVAEVHASEAALAEVDEMVVCNALMPVVPVRQYGSQRFSSRELYAFLAPLCEQSR
- the fabF gene encoding beta-ketoacyl-ACP synthase II, whose amino-acid sequence is MSKRRVVVTGLGMLSPVGNTVESTWNALLAGQSGISLIDHFDTSAYATKFAGLVKDFNCEEIISRKEQRKMDAFIQYGIVAGVQAMQDSGLEITEENATRIGAAIGSGIGGLGLIEENHTSLVNGGPRKISPFFVPSTIVNMVAGHLTIMFGLRGPSISIATACTSGVHNIGQAARIIAYGDADAMVAGGAEKASTPLGVGGFGAARALSTRNDNPQAASRPWDKDRDGFVLGDGAGMVVLEEYEHAKKRGAKIYAEIIGFGMSSDAYHMTSPPEDGAGAALAMVNAIRDAGIEPGQIGYVNAHGTSTPAGDKAEAQAVKSVFGDAARRVMVSSTKSMTGHLLGAAGAVESIYSILALRDQAVPPTINLDNPDDGCDLDFVPHEARQVSGLEYTLCNSFGFGGTNGSLIFKKV
- the acpP gene encoding acyl carrier protein — translated: MSTIEERVKKIIGEQLGVKQEEVVNSASFVEDLGADSLDTVELVMALEEEFDTEIPDEEAEKITTVQAAIDYINGHQA
- the fabG gene encoding 3-oxoacyl-ACP reductase FabG, coding for MSFEGKIALVTGASRGIGRAIAETLVARGAKVIGTATSESGAQAISEYLGANGKGLMLNVTDPASIESVLGNIRAEFGEVDILVNNAGITRDNLLMRMKDDEWSDILETNLSSVFRLSKAVMRAMMKKRHGRIITIGSVVGTMGNAGQANYAAAKAGLIGFSKSLAREVASRGITVNVVAPGFIETDMTRALTDEQRAGTLAAVPAGRLGDPKEIASAVAFLASDEASYITGETLHVNGGMYMV
- the fabD gene encoding ACP S-malonyltransferase, with translation MTQFAFVFPGQGSQAVGMLSGLAEQYPVIEETFREASDALGYDLWALTQQGPAEELNKTWQTQPALLTASVALWRVWQQQGGKTPALLAGHSLGEYSALVCAGVIAFADAVRLVELRGKFMQEAVPEGTGGMSAIIGLDDASIAKACEESAEGQVVSPVNFNSPGQVVIAGHKEAVERAGAACKAAGAKRALPLPVSVPSHCALMKPAAEKLAVELEKITFNAPAIAVVNNVDVQCETAPEAIRHALVRQLYSPVQWTKTVEFMASQGVEHLYEVGPGKVLTGLTKRIVDTLTASAINEPEALSAALAQ
- a CDS encoding beta-ketoacyl-ACP synthase III, producing the protein MYTKILGTGSYLPKQVRTNADLEKMVDTSDEWIVTRTGIRERRIAAPDETVSTMGYEAAQRALEMAGVDKNDIGLIIVATTSATHAFPSAACQVQNMLGIKGCPAFDVAAACAGFTYALSIADQYVKSGAVKNALVIGADVLARTCDPTDRGTIIIFGDGAGAVLLGQSEEPGIISTHLHADGSYGELLTLPNADRVNPDNAIYLTMAGNEVFKVAVTELAHIVDETLEANNLERSALDWLVPHQANLRIISATAKKLGMSMDNVVVTLDRHGNTSAASVPCAFDEAVRDGRIQRGQLVLLEAFGGGFTWGSALVRF
- the plsX gene encoding phosphate acyltransferase PlsX translates to MTRLTLALDVMGGDFGPSVTVPAALQALNSNSQLTLLLVGNPDTITPLLAKADFEQRSRLQIIPAQSVIASDARASQAIRSSRGSSMRIALELVKEGRAQACVSAGNTGALMGLAKLLLKPLEGIERPALVTVLPHQQKGKTVVLDLGANVDCDSVMLAQFAVMGSVLAEEVVGISRPRVALLNIGEEETKGLDSIREAAERLKNEPSINYIGYLEANELLTGKTDVLVCDGFTGNVTLKTMEGVVRMFLSLLKSQGEGKKRSWWLIILKRWLQKSLTRRFSHLNPDQYNGACLLGLRGIVIKSHGAANQRAFAVAIEQAVQAVQRQVPQRIAARLGSVLAKSD
- the rpmF gene encoding 50S ribosomal protein L32; amino-acid sequence: MAVQQNKPTRSKRGMRRSHDALTAVTSLSVDKTSGEKHLRHHITADGFYRGRKVITK
- the yceD gene encoding 23S rRNA accumulation protein YceD codes for the protein MQKVKLPLTLDPVRTAQKRLDYEGIYTRDQAERIAESVVSVDSDVECSMSFEIDPQRLAVITGDAKVSVTLECQRCGKPFPLHVHTTYCFSPVRSDEQAEALPEAYEPIEVNEFGEIDLLALVEDEIILTLPVVPVHDSEHCEVSEADMVFGELPDEAQKPNPFAVLASLKRK
- a CDS encoding Maf family protein; this translates as MPNLILASTSPYRRVLLEKLGVPFECAAPDVDESPQPGESPRHLVVRLAQEKAKSLAARFPDHLIIGSDQVCVLDGMITGKPHTEENARQQLLKARGSIVTFYTGLALYNSSTGHLQTECEPFDVHFRHLSEQEIDDYVRKERPLNCAGSFKSEGLGIALFDRLDGRDPNTLVGLPLIALCQMLRREHYNPLMA